In the Gossypium raimondii isolate GPD5lz chromosome 9, ASM2569854v1, whole genome shotgun sequence genome, one interval contains:
- the LOC105799210 gene encoding protein SUPPRESSOR OF K(+) TRANSPORT GROWTH DEFECT 1, whose translation MYSNFKEQAIEYVKQAVQEDNAGNYSKAFPLYMNALEYFKTHLKYEKNPKIREAITQKFTEYLRRAEEIRAVLDEGGPGPASNGDAAVATRPKSKPKSGGGEGGDGEDPEQAKLRAGLNSAIIREKPNVKWNDVAGLESAKQALQEAVILPVKFPQFFTGKRRPWRAFLLYGPPGTGKSYLAKAVATEADSTFFSVSSSDLVSKWMGESEKLVSNLFEMARDSAPSIIFIDEIDSLCGQRGEGNESEASRRIKTELLVQMQGVGHNDQKVLVLAATNTPYALDQAIRRRFDKRIYIPLPDVKARQHMFKVHLGDTPHNLTESDFENLARRTEGFSGSDISVCVKDVLFEPVRKTQDAMFFFKTPNNMWMPCGPKQPGAVQITMQELAAKGLAAQILPPPISRSDFDKVLARQRPTVSKADLEVHERFTKEFGEEG comes from the exons aTGTATAGCAATTTCAAAGAACAAGCGATAGAGTATGTGAAGCAAGCGGTACAAGAAGATAATGCAGGGAACTACAGCAAAGCCTTTCCTTTATACATGAACGCACTTGAGTATTTCAAGACCCATTTGAAATACGAGAAGAACCCCAAAATTAGGGAAGCTATTACCCAGAAATTCACCGAGTATTTACGCCGTGCCGAGGAGATCCGTGCCGTTCTCGATGAAGGAGGGCCTGGGCCGGCTTCTAATGGGGATGCTGCTGTTGCCACCCGCCCCAAAAGTAAGCCCAAGAGTGGTGGTGGAGAAGGCGGTGATGGGGAGGATCCAGAGCAGGCTAAGTTGAGAGCTGGGCTTAATTCGGCTATTATTAGAGAAAAGCCTAACGTTAAGTGGAATGATGTGGCTGGTTTAGAAAGTGCTAAGCAGGCTTTGCAAGAAGCTGTTATTTTGCCTGTCAAGTTTCCTCAGTTTTTTACTg GAAAGAGAAGGCCATGGAGAGCTTTTCTGTTGTATGGGCCACCTGGGACTGGGAAGTCATACTTGGCCAAGGCTGTTGCAACTGAAGCTGACTCTACATTTTTTAG TGTTTCTTCCTCAGACCTTGTATCAAAGTGGATGGGGGAAAGTGAAAAGCTGGTCTCGAACCTTTTCGAGATGGCGCGTGATAGTGCTCCTTCCATCATATTCATTGATGAAATAGATTCCTTGTGCGGCCAGCGTGGAGAGGGCAATGAGAGTGAAGCTTCAAGACGTATCAAAACTGAACTTCTTGTGCAGATGCAG GGTGTTGGACATAATGATCAGAAAGTCCTAGTTCTTGCGGCAACAAATACTCCCTATGCTCTTGATCAG GCCATCCGCCGGCGTTTTGATAAGCGCATTTACATTCCTCTCCCAGACGTGAAGGCTCGGCAACATATGTTCAAA GTGCACCTAGGTGATACTCCTCACAACTTGACTGAAAGTGATTTTGAAAACTTGGCTCGCCGGACAGAGGGGTTTTCAGGGTCAGACATATCTGTTTGT GTTAAGGATGTTCTTTTTGAACCTGTTCGTAAAACCCAAGATGCCATGTTTTTCTTCAAGACACCTAATAATATGTGGATGCCATGTGGACCAAAGCAACCAGGTGCTGTCCAAATTACTATGCAGGAATTGGCAGCCAAAGGACTTGCAGCACAG ATCCTTCCACCACCTATTTCAAGATCAGATTTCGATAAGGTGCTTGCAAGACAGAGGCCAACAGTGAGCAAAGCTGATCTTGAGGTCCATGAAAGATTTACGAAGGAGTTTGGAGAGGAAGGTTGA